From Camelus ferus isolate YT-003-E chromosome 18, BCGSAC_Cfer_1.0, whole genome shotgun sequence, one genomic window encodes:
- the PERCC1 gene encoding protein PERCC1, which yields MAAGVIRPLCDFRLSLPSHGPFLPSDPEPPDTSEEEEEGEEEEEDGEEELEVEGPEGHGPASRSSGWAPEVGPLDPSCPETPLQLLRFSELISGDIQRYFGRKDRGQDADACDIYTDSHLAGSSARELPCADLVYPAQGASLEDDEATEPGVCSPRGPEGQPRGPGIGGDGAQPLGPLAELFDYGLRQYSGPRAPASHRLRLERKYGHITPMTQRKLPPSFWKEPAPSPLGLLHPGMPDFSDLLASWSAEAGPELLGGGAQALEGVQLAEA from the coding sequence ATGGCTGCAGGTGTGATCCGGCCTCTCTGTGACTTTCGGCTGTCTCTGCCGTCCCACGGACCCTTCCTGCCCTCAGACCCGGAGCCCCCAGACActtctgaggaggaggaagaaggggaggaagaggaggaggatggggaggaggaactGGAGGTCGAGGGGCCAGAGGGCCACGGCCCAGCCTCCCGGAGCTCAGGCTGGGCCCCAGAAGTGGGCCCTCTGGATCCAAGCTGCCCGGAGACACCACTGCAGCTGCTTCGGTTCTCTGAGCTCATCAGCGGCGACATCCAGCGGTACTTTGGCCGCAAGGACAGAGGGCAGGACGCAGACGCCTGTGACATCTACACTGACAGCCACCTGGCTGGCAGCTCGGCCAGAGAGCTCCCCTGCGCTGACCTGGTGTACCCAGCCCAGGGTGCTTCCCTAGAAGATGACGAAGCCACCGAGCCTGGGGTCTGCTCACCCAGGGGCCCCGAGGGGCAGCCACGTGGGCCAGGGATCGGTGGGGATGGGGCGCAGCCACTGGGGCCCCTGGCTGAGCTTTTCGATTACGGGCTGCGACAGTACTCAGGACCCAGGGCACCTGCCAGCCACCGCCTGAGGCTGGAGCGCAAGTATGGCCACATCACCCCCATGACCCAGAGGAAGCTCCCTCCATCCTTCTGGAAGGAGCCGGCGCCCAGCCCCCTGGGCCTGCTGCACCCTGGCATGCCTGACTTCAGTGACCTGCTGGCCAGCTGGTCAGCTGAGGCTGGCCCCGAGCTGCTGGGTGGCggggcccaggccctggagggggTGCAGCTGGCTGAGGCCTAG
- the CCDC154 gene encoding coiled-coil domain-containing protein 154, whose translation MRFWCLLAELADCDPSSGASPHSQLSTVTPEDLGLLEEGLASPEPLSLEEVSERYESSCPASTASILEQDTPKRWKQLEQWVADLQAEVVSLRGHKARCERATLLLLRELLQVRAGLQLQDSELKKLQQEVQQVAQAPEKEALQFPGLKSQNQNQMQALDKRLVEVREALTQIRRKQALQDSERKGAEQEASLRLAELTGKLKQEERDRGVACGALQKSQEEASQRVDQEVARMQAQMTKLGEEMSLRFLKREAKLCGFLQKSFLALEKRMKTSESARLRAESGLREELESWWQQLQELDAKRVQALRGQCQQEECHLLEQCRGLDKAVIQLTKFVQQNQVSLNRVLLAEQKAWDAKGHLEDSRAGELATYLQESLEAMQLASELAQQETHSALELLREKSQALEVSVAELVRQVKDMSDHFLALSWKLDLQEQTLSLRLHKAQNEWEVAEKRSRESLARSREEAEAHLREVQKKVDSLPRQIEAVSDKCVLHKSDSDLKISTETKARKFEVEAIRQELASLLSSVQLLRGGNPGRKIAEIQGKLATFQNQIMKLENSIQDNKTIQNLKFNTETKLRMEEMATLRESMMRLWSEEGPWALTLGSKRVLMSLVRQQFFIKDVGPGEVVPVNCWGMYQAVRWLQWKAVLMNLVARRRSRVVLEKPLGQKPAHRLSSLPLSPK comes from the exons ATGAGGTTCTG GTGCCTTCTTGCAGAGCTGGCTGACTGCGACCCCTCATCAGGGGCCTCGCCCCACTCCCAGCTGAGCACTGTCACCCCAGAGGACCTGGGGCTTCTGGAGGAAGGGCTGGCCAGCCCTGAGCCCTTGAGTCTGGAGGAGGTCTCGGAGAGGTATGAGTCCAGCTGTCCGGCATCCACTGCTTCCATTCTGGAACAGGACACCCCCAAGCGCTGGAAGCAGCTGGAGCAGTG GGTGGCTGACCTGCAGGCCGAGGTGGTGTCCCTGCGGGGACACAAAGCCCGCTGTGAGCGTGCcacgctgctgctgctgcgggaGCTTCTGCAGGTGCGGGCTGGCCTGCAGCTGCAGGACTCAGAGCTCAAGAAGCTGCAGCAGGAGGTGCAGCAGGTGGCTCAGGCCCCCGAGAAGGAGGCCCTCCAG TTCCCTGGCCTGAAGAGCCAGAACCAGAACCAGATGCAGGCCCTGGACAAGAG GCTGGTGGAGGTCCGGGAGGCCCTGACCCAGATCAGGAGGAAGCAGGCACTCCAGGACTCTGAGCGGAAGGGCGCCGAGCAGGAGGCCAGCCTCAG GTTGGCTGAGCTGACCGGGAAACTGAAGCAGGAGGAACGGGACCGAGGGGTAGCCTGCGGAGCCCTGCAGAAGAGCCAGGAGGAGGCCAGCCAGAGGGTGGACCAGGAGGTGGCCAGGATGCAG GCCCAGATGACCAAGCTAGGGGAGGAGATGAGCCTCCGCTTCCTCAAGAGGGAAGCCAAGCTATGTGGCTTCCTGCAGAAGAGCTTCCTGGCCCTTGAGAAG AGGATGAAGACCTCAGAGAGCGCGCGGCTGAGGGCAGAGAGCGGCCTGCGGGAGGAGCTGGAGAGCTGGTGGCAGCAGCTCCAGGAGCTGGATGCAAAGCGTGTGCAGGCCCTGCGGGGACAGTGCCAG CAGGAAGAATGCCACCTCCTGGAACAGTGCCGGGGCCTGGACAAGGCAGTGATCCAGCTGACCAAGTTCGTGCAGCAGAACCAGGTGTCCCTGAACCGTGTCCTACTGGCCGAGCAGAAGGCCTG GGATGCCAAAGGGCACTTGGAGGACAGCAGGGCCGGGGAGCTGGCTACCTACCTGCAGGAGAGCCTGGAGGCCATGCAGCTGGCCAGCGAGCTGGCCCAGCAGGAGACACACAGCGCCCTGGAACTG CTCCGAGAGAAGAGCCAGGCCCTGGAGGTGTCTGTGGCTGAGCTGGTCAGGCAGGTGAAGGACATGAGTGACCACTTCCTGGCCCTGAGCTGGAAGCTGGACCTGCAGGAGCAGACGCTGAGCCTGCGGCTGCACAAG GCACAGAATGAGTGGGAAGTCGCAGAGAAGAGATCTCGGGAAAGCCTGGCCCGGAGTCGAGAGGAGGCTGAGGCGCACCTGCGAGAGGTGCAGAAGAAAGTGGACAGCCTGCCCCGGCAG ATAGAGGCTGTTTCCGACAAGTGTGTCCTTCACAAGAGTGACTCCGACCTCAAGATCTCCACCGAGACCAAAGCCAG AAAGTTCGAGGTTGAGGCCATCCGGCAAGAGCTGGCCTCTCTTCTGTCCTCTGTGCAGCTGCTCAGAGGGGGCAACCCCGGGCGGAAGATTGCCGAGATCCAGGGCAAGCTGGCCACG TTTCAGAACCAAATAATGAAATTGGAAAACAGCATCCAGGATAATAAGACCATCCAGAACCTCAAGTTTAATACAGAAACCAAACTG CGCATGGAGGAGATGGCCACACTGCGGGAGAGCATGATGCGCCTGTGGAGTGAGGAGGGCCCCTGGGCCCTGACGCTGGGCAGCAAGAGGGTCCTCATGTCCCTGGTGAGGCAGCAGTTCTTCATCAAGGACGTGGGCCCTGGCGAGGTGGTCCCAGTGAACTGCTGGGGCATGTATCAGGCCGtgag GTGGCTTCAGTGGAAGGCTGTCCTCATGAACCTGGTGGCCCGGCGGAGGTCCAGAGTGGTCTTGGAGAAGCCCCTCGGCCAGAAGCCTGCCCATCGGCTCTCATCCCTACCCCTTTCCCCAAAATAA